GAGGTCCTCCTCGGTCAGGCGCAGGTCGTTAGGGGGCAGGCGCTGGCTCACGCGGGCTGGGCCACCGGTAGCGGCAGTGCATCGAGAAAGGGAGCCAGGGCGGCAATCGTCTCGCGGGGCGCGCTCAGATGAACACAGTGACCCGTGGTGGGCACCACTACCAGCTGGCTACCGAGCAGTTGCTGATGCACGTAGGCACCCACAGCGCGGGGCGCAATGGCGTCTTCGGCGCTTTGCACTACCAGCGTGGGTGTGCGCAGGCGGGGCAGGTCGGCCCGGTTGTCTCCCAGAAAAATAACCCGGGCAAAGTGCCGGGCAATGGCCGGGTCGGTGCGGCAGAAGCTGGCCGCTAACTCTTCGCGCAGGGCGGGCTGCTCGGGCGCCCCCATCACTACCGGCGCAAAGCTGCCAGCCCAGCCCAGGTAATTGCTAGCCATCACTTCCAGCAATTCTTCGATGTCTGCCCGCTCAAAGCCGCCGGCGTAGCCGGGCTCATTAAGGTAGTGTGGCGACGGCCCCACCATCACGAG
The sequence above is drawn from the Hymenobacter baengnokdamensis genome and encodes:
- a CDS encoding alpha/beta fold hydrolase, producing MDVLRRNNVKVSGTGERTLVFLHGFGCDQSMWRLVAPAFENRYRVVLLDLVGAGQSDLTAYDPARYSTLDAHADDLLAVLRALDLPTVALIGHSVSAVIGMLAAIREPERFAGLVMVGPSPHYLNEPGYAGGFERADIEELLEVMASNYLGWAGSFAPVVMGAPEQPALREELAASFCRTDPAIARHFARVIFLGDNRADLPRLRTPTLVVQSAEDAIAPRAVGAYVHQQLLGSQLVVVPTTGHCVHLSAPRETIAALAPFLDALPLPVAQPA